From a region of the Euwallacea similis isolate ESF13 chromosome 3, ESF131.1, whole genome shotgun sequence genome:
- the LOC136419874 gene encoding nephrin-like isoform X2: protein MLDKNPAMLGIDHIRENDQAVYRCRVDFKMGQTRNSKVNLTVVVPPAKVVISNEETGAPLSSVAGPFPEGASFTLRCDVYGGKPPPKITWLINDQPVQNGSNIGVSSTTIVPNNSRVVRSDLRITNLSRKDVHSEMTCQASNNAKISPHAATLHVDMNFGPLDVKLLGPHQPLSAGRRFELQCQSTGSRPPATITWWKSGQRLERSKDMTSNDGNTTTSTLTFIPKKEDDGKYLSCRAENKALSSESLEDGWKLEIHYTPEARINLGISLNPNAVREGTDVYFDCIINAHPAAYKVEWRHNGKHLQVNTNAGIVISNQSLVLQGVSRSTAGNYTCVGYNLEGEGESNSFYLNVLYAPTCKPDQTKIYGVAKQERAEIVCQVDANPPEVNFKWTFNNSADSIDVTYIHKKINASTSILSYAPVQDLDYGTLLCYASNNIGNQRVPCVFHIIAAARPDQVHNCSINNISMTSLEIRCSEGFSGGIPQAFLLELMDFNGQDVKNMSSPAPRFTLKNLDPGAQYQAFVYSYNAKGRSEPIILSTTTLRLPEKQLTAERDSHRSPFRFTPLMSIIIGVVSALLIVFLVVILVLRLQCTQGGDHRRKQQQRHKNATVTGGSLEHRGSGSGATLSDKGGGSPISKHDSSAGECDSDEKNPDIIPQPIDVDESLDYARRKQHVSTIETSPSRSLLHQAGNSGYMGYCTLRNGMPMHELNAQTKMIPGPAQMIPYSTTCTLPRQPPQQWQYGPVSHLPPGMYPVQYRGGPIAQQRLRSTQTREPPIPLQPLPIATEEEPSPETPLMANKRESTV, encoded by the exons TTCCTCCGGCTAAGGTGGTGATTTCGAACGAAGAAACTGGAGCTCCGCTCTCGTCTGTTGCGGGACCCTTCCCTGAAGGAGCGTCCTTCACCCTTAGATGCGACGTGTACGGAG GTAAACCTCCGCCGAAAATCACGTGGCTTATCAACGACCAACCAGTCCAGAATGGAAGCAACATTGGAGTATCATCCACCACGATTGTGCCCAATAATTCCAGGGTAGTTAGGAGCGACTTACGCATTACAAATTTGAGCAGGAAGGATGTTCACTCCGAGATGACGTGTCAAGCCTCCAACAATGCCAAAATCTCCCCTCATGCTGCCACCCTCCATGTGGATATGAATT TTGGACCATTGGACGTGAAACTGCTCGGGCCACATCAGCCACTGTCCGCAGGGCGCCGTTTCGAACTTCAGTGTCAAAGTACTGGGTCCAGGCCGCCAGCCACCATAACTTGGTGGAAAAGCGGACAAAGATTGGAACGATCGAAGGATATG ACTTCAAATGACGGCAATACGACCACTTCGACATTGACCTTTATCCCGAAGAAGGAGGATGACGGCAAGTATTTATCCTGCAGGGCTGAGAACAAAGCTCTATCTTCTGAGAGTTTAGAAGATGGATGGAAGTTAGAGATTCACT ATACGCCGGAAGCCCGGATAAACCTGGGGATATCCCTTAATCCTAACGCAGTTCGAGAAGGGACCGATGTTTATTTTGACTGTATTATCAACGCCCATCCTGCCGCTTACAAGGTGGAGTGGAGGCATAAC GGTAAACATCTTCAAGTGAACACGAACGCAGGCATAGTGATCAGCAACCAAAGTCTAGTTCTTCAAGGCGTGTCTCGTTCCACGGCAGGCAATTACACCTGCGTGGGTTACAACTTGGAAGGAGAGGGTGAAAGCAACTCTTTCTACCTCAATGTTTTGT ACGCCCCAACCTGTAAGCCGGATCAGACCAAGATTTACGGTGTAGCCAAGCAAGAGAGAGCCGAAATTGTTTGCCAAGTGGACGCGAATCCCCCAGAG GTCAACTTTAAATGGACTTTTAACAACTCAGCGGACTCAATTGATGTCACCTACATCCACAAAAAGATAAACGCCTCAACAAGCATATTGTCGTACGCTCCCGTACAAGACCTAGATTATGGAACTTTATTGTGCTATGCGTCCAACAATATTGGGAACCAACGGGTGCCTTGTGTTTTTCACATAATTGCTGCAG cCCGTCCAGATCAGGTACACAACTGCTCTATCAACAACATCTCCATGACCTCGCTGGAAATTCGTTGTTCCGAAGGATTCAGCGGAGGCATCCCTCAAGCTTTTCTGCTGGAG TTGATGGACTTTAATGGTCAAGACGTCAAAAACATGTCTTCACCTGCTCCGAGGTTTACCCTGAAAAATCTGGATCCAGGGGCGCAGTATCAAGCATTTGTTTACTCCTACAATGCGAAGGGAAGGAGCGAGCCCATAATTTTGTCAACAACAACCTTAAGGTTGCCTGAAAAGCAGCTTACTGCCGAAAGAG ACTCTCATCGGTCTCCCTTTCGCTTCACCCCACTAATGAGCATCATAATCGGGGTTGTTTCCGCCCTCCTCATAGTGTTCTTGGTCGTAATTCTGGTGCTTAGACTGCAGTGCACCCAAGGGGGCGACCATCGCAGGAAACAGCAGCAAAGACACAAAAATGCGACGGTTACCGGTGGCAGTTTGGAGCACCGGGGGAGCGGAAGCGGGGCCACCCTGAGCGATAAAGGAG GTGGAAGTCCAATTTCGAAACACGACTCCAGTGCAGGAGAATGCGACAGTGACGAAAAGAATCCAGATATAATACCGCAACCAATAGACGTAGACGAGAGCTTGGACTATGCCAGAAGAAAGCAGCATGTATCCACAATCGAGACTTCACCCAGTAGGAGCTTGTTGCATCAAGCTGGCAATTCTGGGTACATGGGATACTGCACCTTAAGGAATGGGATGCCCATGCATGAGCTAAATGCGCAAACAAAAATG ATTCCTGGTCCTGCTCAAATGATCCCCTACAGCACGACGTGCACCCTGCCGCGACAACCTCCCCAACAGTGGCAGTACGGCCCTGTCAGCCATTTACCTCCAGGGATGTACCCGGTGCAGTACCGGGGAGGACCGATTGCGCAGCAAAGACTGAGATCCACCCAAACCAG GGAACCACCTATACCTCTTCAGCCATTGCCAATAGCAACTGAAGAGGAACCCTCTCCAGAGACTCCGCTCATGGCCAACAAAAGGGAGAGCACCGTTTGA